Proteins encoded in a region of the Cetobacterium ceti genome:
- a CDS encoding 5'-methylthioadenosine/adenosylhomocysteine nucleosidase produces MKIGIIGAMHEEVIELKEIMKIEKEEKLGNLTFFCGELKGKDIVLVECGIGKVNGAICATLMAKYFNVDKVLFTGVAGGLNPDVNIGDIVVSTDAIEHDFDTTAFGDPMGIIPRMDTSTFIADKELIEVAVSAGNAIFGEEKIWKGRVLSGDIFVADGEKINWLREFFNGECVEMEGAAVAHVCHVFQKPFLIIRSISDKANSEANVVFSEFVKLAAANSKKLIEGILERL; encoded by the coding sequence ATGAAAATAGGTATTATAGGTGCTATGCATGAGGAAGTTATTGAATTAAAAGAAATAATGAAAATAGAAAAGGAAGAAAAATTAGGAAATTTAACATTTTTCTGTGGAGAATTAAAAGGAAAAGATATAGTATTAGTTGAATGTGGAATAGGAAAGGTTAATGGTGCTATTTGTGCAACTTTAATGGCTAAATACTTCAATGTAGATAAGGTTTTATTCACAGGAGTAGCAGGAGGATTAAATCCAGATGTTAATATAGGAGATATTGTTGTTTCTACAGATGCAATAGAACATGACTTTGATACAACTGCTTTTGGAGATCCTATGGGGATCATACCTAGAATGGATACTTCTACATTTATTGCAGATAAAGAACTTATAGAAGTAGCAGTTTCAGCTGGAAATGCTATATTTGGGGAAGAAAAAATCTGGAAGGGTAGAGTATTAAGTGGAGATATATTTGTAGCTGATGGAGAAAAAATAAATTGGCTAAGAGAATTTTTTAATGGTGAATGTGTAGAAATGGAAGGAGCAGCAGTTGCTCATGTATGCCATGTTTTCCAAAAGCCATTCTTAATAATAAGATCAATTTCTGATAAGGCAAATAGTGAAGCAAATGTTGTATTTTCTGAATTTGTAAAATTAGCTGCAGCAAATTCAAAAAAATTAATTGAAGGAATATTAGAAAGACTATAA